In Pongo pygmaeus isolate AG05252 chromosome 13, NHGRI_mPonPyg2-v2.0_pri, whole genome shotgun sequence, one genomic interval encodes:
- the LOC129044731 gene encoding uncharacterized protein LOC129044731 produces the protein MQILDVLLFAHFCLFSEALVPELELSQGSRAPGLQSSGARRRSQRPGVWHVRCRHQKRAFPYRRQHGLFLRLGCRVGPAHAPAPPGRHQAPAPDTRPAPPHPTRAPGARKATCTGPGWAPALGSPARCWGAPGTSRSLLPRHKPSTPRWSPPRRRPITPALSPGARTLYICGEPGASEILCTPPRRKKVGERTDGAQETRPKPHFPQTSAQRLKATSQPFRVFRPQKMSVTFSPAQIVSAPWDLRG, from the exons ATGCAAATCTTGGACGTGCTCCTGTTTGCACACTTCTGCCTCTTCTCTGAAGCTCTG GTGCCAGAGCTGGAACTTAGCCAGGGCTCCAGGGCTCCAGGGCTCCAGAGCTCGGGGGCTCGCCGCAGATCCCAGCGCCCTGGCGTCTGGCACGTTCGTTGTCGGCATCAGAAACGCGCTTTCCCCTACCGCCGCCAGCATGGGCTTTTTCTCAGGTTGGGCTGCAGGGTGGGCCCGGCTCACGCTCCCGCACCCCCGGGACGGCACCAAGCACCTGCCCCTGACACgcgccccgccccaccccaccccacccgcgCTCCAGGAGCCCGCAAGGCCACCTGCACAGGCCCGGGCTGGGCTCCAGCGCTGGGGAGTCCCGCCAGATGTTGGGGGGCTCCCGGGACTTCTcgctccctcctccccaggcacAAGCCGAGCACTCCACGCTGGTCCCCGCCACGCAGACGCCCCATCACCCCCGCGCTCTCCCCTGGGGCGCGGACCCTCTACATCTGTGGGGAACCAGGAGCCTCTGAGATCCTCTGCACCCCACCGCGCAGGAAGAAGGTAGGGGAAAGGACAGACGGAGCCCAGGAGACGCGTCCGAAACCACATTTCCCGCAGACCTCCGCTCAGCGCCTGAAAGCGACTTCGCAGCCTTTCCGCGTTTTTAGACCGCAGAAGATGTCCGTGACGTTCTCTCCTGCCCAGATTGTTTCAGCGCCCTGGGACCTTAGGGGTTAA